Within the Rosa rugosa chromosome 2, drRosRugo1.1, whole genome shotgun sequence genome, the region catatgagattgtttctaaccTTATTATATGAGGTAagacttattgaaaatcgtctagctttgttggtattgcttaaactttgcaggtatgaaaatttgtgatgagcccctatatatatgcaaagcacacatggtctcacttcagtgatagacacatcaaactactatacatCGTACttgtagcttatcgcatacataattgaggcttgcaacaatcagggggagactctcatcagggggagcatccagaagtatgctacctaggacatatgcgcgttgtgctctttttgtccttcgaccagccacaataccatcattcattggtggacatccaagggggagtgttgtaaatattattatctatgtggctgtccacgtaaatactcattagttatgtactttgatgtaaactctacctctatataaaggagactaatgagactgaatgagaacacttttacttcctcccaactattctctctccactttctctctactttataacagaaattttgatttttgctttcctataatacagaaattttAGTCATTTCAGTTTGCACTgtactcaaaagtcaaaacaaagCAAACGACGAGAGCTGTTAAAACGAAAGTCAAAAGCTCTTCAGCTCAGTCTCGCACCATGATCAAGACCTCGTCTCCTTCCCTCACACACCCACCTCCATTTCCAGTGCCTCTCTTTGAATAATCGTGTCCATTCTATTTCTCATTCTCCTCATTCGATTTTGTGGTTTATAAATTTCATGCAAAGTGCTTTGTGAAAATGATGGAGGACGACGAGTACTGGGCTTGGGATTCCTTCTATTCAGATTGGAGCACCTTCTACAGTGGGTCTCATGATTCAGCTCCTCATTGGAAGTACGATGTGTTTTTGAGTTTCAGGGGCGAAGACACGCGAACCAGTTTCACTGACCATCTTTACCAAAAATTGGTGTGGCGAGGAATCAAAACTTTCAGGGATGACCCAGAAATTGAAAGGGGGTCAACTATTTCTGCAGAGCTCTCGGCAGCCATTAAAGATTCAAGGTTCGCAGTCATTGTTCTCTCCCCAAACTACGCTTCTTCCACTtggtgcttggatgaacttgaaatgattaATCAATCGCGTGGAATCTCCAGACGTTTGCCGGTCTTCTATCATGTTGATCCTTCTGATGTTCGAAGACAAACTGGCCCTTTCGCCCAAGCCTTCACTAAACATGAACATGACTTCAAGGCATACCCGAAGAAGGTGCGTTGGTGGAGAGAGGCTTTGACAAGTGTGAGTAATGTTGCTGGATGGACTACTTCTAAGTATAGGTAACTGACTTACACTATTAGAAGAGAGACTAATTAATACTTGAATTTTGTGTATATTCTGATgcctatatattttttttcgcTTATAGGTATGAAACAGAGCTTATCAAAGAAATTGTAGATGTAATAGGGGAGAAAGTGTATCCTACGTTCACATTGTCAGATTCGACAGAGAACTTGTTTggaattgattttagattaCAGTACATAGATTTGCTTTTATATACTAGCGTAACTGATGTTCGCTTTTTGGGGATATGGGGGATGGGTGGGGTGGGTAAAACAACGATTGCTAGATTAGTTTATGAGAGAATTTCCCATAAGTATGAGGTTAGCTACTTTCTTGCTAATGTCAGACAGCAATCTGCCGAACATGGTATAGTTCATCTGCAAAAACAACTTATTTCCCTTGTATTGGAGGAAAGAGTTGCACAAGTTTGTGATGCTTATGGTGGAGCTGCAATGACCAAGAATTTATTATGTAATAAAAAGGTTCTTCTTGTTCTGGatgatgtggatcaattgaacCAACTTGAAATGCTTGCCGGAACTAAAGACTGGTTTGGTCCGGGGAGCAGAATTATCATCACAACAAGAGATGAACGTCTGCTGATTGAACATGGTATAGAGAAACCGTACGAGCTCCAGGGTTTAAATGACAATCAAGCTCTTCAGCTCTTTTCATGGAAAGccttcaaaaaatatcatccAGAAGAAGATTATTTGGAACTGTCCAAATGTTTCGTGGATTATGCGGGAGGTCTTCCATTAGCTCTTAGAACTCTTGGATCTTCTTTGTATAAAAGAGGTCGAGATGCCTGGATCAGTACATTGGATAAACTCAAGAAAGCTCCTAATAAGACAATCTTTGAGACTCTCAAGATAAGTTACGATGGACTGGATGATATGGAAAAGAGAATTTTTCTCAATGTTGCATGCTTTCATAAGGGTGGCTACAAGGAGCGAGTAATTGAAATACTGGATAGTTGTGGCTTTCCAGCTTGTATTGTGATAGATATTCTGGTTGAGAAATCTCTCTTAACTATTTTTGACGACTATGTCATGATGCATGATCTGATACAAGAAATGGGACGGGATATTGTTCGTCAAGAATCTTATGAGGAACCTGGGCAACGTAGTCGATTGTGGCTTGATAAAGACATCTTTCATGTATTTTCGAAGAATACAGTAAGTACAAAAGTTTCTCTATTACATGATAATTTCTTTGGACATTGTATAAGACTTGATTATGAAATTAACTTTTGCTGTGCTTATTTATTAGGGAACTGAAGCAATTGAAGGAATAGTCCTATACTTGCCTGAATTTGAACAAGCATGCTTGAATCCTGAAACTTTCTCCAAGATGTCTAGACTAAAGTTGCTCCAAATTCATAATCTGAACCTATCTCCAGGCCCAAAATATCTGTCTAATTccttgagatttctggaatggAGTTTGTATCCTTCAAAATCTCTCCCACCAACTTTTCAACCAGATGGTCTTACTGAACTTAATTTGCGTCATAGCAAAGTTGATCGGCTTTGGAATGGGAAAAAGGTAATACAATTGAATACATGGCAGTATTCCATATTTTAGTTTGAATGAATTGTATGGTTTTTGGAAAGCTAATATTTCTATCCTTTGTTATTCTATATACAGCACTTGGGTAACTTGAAGTATATTGACCTTAGTTTCTCTGAAAATTTGATCAAGACCCCAGATTTCACTGGTATTCCGAATCTTGAAAGGTTGGTTCTTGAAAGTTGCACGAATGTAGTTGAGATTCACTCATCTATTGCATTTCTCAAAAAGcttaaaattttgaatttcacaAACTGTAAAAGTATCAGAAGTCTTCCAAGTGAGATAGAAATGGAATCTCTTGAAGTTTGTATACTTTCGGGATGCTCAAAATTGAAAAGCATTCCAGAATTTTTGGGACCAATGAAAAATTTATCAATGCTTTCTTCGGATGGGACAGCTATTGAGCAATTACATCCATCATTTGAATGTTTGGTTGGCCTTATTTCACTAGATCTAAGAGATTGCAAAAGTTTATTGTGTCTTCCGAGTGTCCTCTGTCGCATGAAATCTCTTAGAAGTCTCAATATGTCTGGATGCTCACAACTGTGCAAATTCCCTGATAGTGTAGGGCAGATTGAATGCTTGAAAGAGTTAGATCTTAGTGGAACTGCATTAAGCGAGCTTCCATCCTCCATTGTTCTGATGAAAAATCTGGAAGTATTGTCTTTTCGTGGATGTAAAGGGCCACCACCTAAATCATGGCATTTGTTTCCCCCTTTTGGCTCATTTCAAAGAAATAGTCCCGAGCCTGCGGGTCTAGTGATGGCTTCTTTAAATAATTTGCATTCAGTGAGGAAACTGGATTTAAGCAACTGCAGTTTTGGTGAAGGAGCAATCCCAGATGATATTGGCTGTTTGTCCTCTTTAGAAGAATTAAATCTTGGGGGAAACAATTTTATCAGCCTTCCTGCAAGCATCAGATGGCTCTCTCAGCTTATTTTATTAAACTTGGAGGGCTGCAAAAAGCTTCAGCGGTTGCCTGACCTCCCATCAAATGAAGAATTAACTATAACAATTGACGATTGTACTTCCTTGGAAATGTTGCCTGATCCACCAAAGTTGAGCAGATTGAGGTGGTTTTCTTTTAGATGTGTCAATTGTTACAAATTGGTTGGCAGTGAAGACAGCACTAATAGACCATTTTCAATGTTAAAGCGATTCCTGCAggtactctctctttctctcggtctctttctctttttctctctcaacCGCTGTTTGATATAGCGAGTCCTATGGTACAGGGAACCCCTCCTTTTATTGTTCACAGTTTCAATATTGTTACTCCTGGAAGCGAAATTCCTGAGTGGTTCAGTAATCAAACTGTGGGAGATTCAGTTGTTGTGCAACTACCTGCTCGACCAAGTGATAACAAGTCAGTGGGGTTTGCTCTATGTGTTGTCTTTGAAGCTGAAGAAAATCCAACTGCCGTTGAACTCAATTATATACGAAGTCATGCATGTGGAATTAAATGTCTTTCCAAAGTAGAAGGATCTTTGTCAACCTCTTTACTTGTAAAAGGGCTTTTTCATCATAAAGTAGGCCAGGTTATGTCAGATCACCTTTGGTTACTCTATGCATCTTTCAAAGACTATGATCCTAGAAATTATTGGAAAGGAGTATTCTATGAGATTGAGTTTTCATTTAAAACCTTTTGTTCTATGGAAAACAACAAGTGTTTGAAGCTGAAGAAGTGTGGGGTCCGTGTGGTGGACAAGCAAGATGTGGTAGATCTTAACAAAACAATGAACCAATCCAACAGCAGCTTTTATCTCGACAAGGCTATGTATGACCTCCATTGTGATCTTGACAAGTCAGCAAGTGTTCAATGTGCTGAAGTTGGGCAAACAATTGAACATTCTGATAAGGCAGGACCAAGTGGAAGTGGTATCTCTGACATGGAATCACTCAGCAAAAGATTGAAACACGAGTAACTGTCTTGTACCTGATTGAATCATGCAATGCCTCGACTTGAAAGGGTACGAATGCTCTTCTCAGAATTCCATCTCACTCTGTCACAACTACTATTGTACTACATGAAATTAGTACTTTCTTAACTTTCCTGTTACCTTTGTTCTATTTATGAGCCTTGTGTTTGTTAGATTCACCCATGAACATGCATATTCAACTTGAAAATATGATATATTTTTATAGTTTGAAATTGTGTTAGGGGGTGCAAATTGGAATTACAAACAAAGGTTCATGATGAAGATGACTAGATTTGTGTGCGAGTCTGAAACATGTACTAGTTGAAATATTATATATGAGAGTACTGTGGAATGTGGAGATATATGGTTCCATAGTCATACAATCTTCTAGGTACTTTTTGTGGTCAAATGATATGAATATATAATTAAGAAAATCCTTGTTATATATAGGCCACACCTTACTTGTGGTAGGAGAGCTTCTTACTTGTACTGTCTACAATTGCAGATGCTTGTATTATGTGCACTTTATACATGGTTATGTTGACTATCTGCGGATTGTGGTCTGTCTACTCATATCTGGCAACTTGGATGTTGTGTTTGCTATTATCGATTGTCAATAAGTAATACAGACAAGTTTCATTTATTAAGTACAAATTTTTTCACATATGAAGTTGGTCTTTATAGCACTAAACTGCCTGGTCTTGTAACGACTAGTCTTGTTGTATAGGCTACCTCGCACATTAATTCAAGTTGACCATACCTATCTTTTTGCATCTTGCGGTGAGTATTACCTTCTCATGGAAATATATTTGATTTGCAATGTTCATACTTTCTAATATGTCGGCTTTGAATCCCGGTCATTTTCCAGCTTCACATTTGGTGATGCACAAGTGAATGGATCCACTCCTATGTATACAACCTCTTGTGCTATGTTGTCAGAAGATCTGCTTAAATAGTAATAGAATCACGTAGAAGGCTGCACTTAATTGAGGATCTCCTTGACAGAGCTTTGCAATCTGTGATATCAGTACTGGATGCCAGCTGAGGGTGTGACGCCCAGCCTTTTTGTTTGGTTGGAACATCCGTCTGTAAGCTCAGagcagatatttgttcagcTGGATGAGAGCTAACCATGAGGAAAGATATTCGAGACATATGCTTACCTTCTCTAGCTGGCCATGACTACCAATGGAGACTCTTGCAAGAAACTCCCTGAGCTGAAAGAATGTGGGCTTACTTCAGTGCAAGTCTAGTTTAGACGCCTTGGTTCCTGCAAAGTTTGAATTTATGACCAGCGTAGAGGGGCATGATAGGGTTATGAAAGCAACTAATGCTGCTGTAGACCTCTGATAAAGTCCTGTTAAAGTATGTTTTTCCTCTTATTCACTCTGAACTTTTTTATTTACTGATTATGTCTTTATTCAACTTATTATGTTCTCTGTTTTTCATTTCTGGGTCTGTgacttattgttttttttttcttataatatattttattattagtcTTCTGATGCAAGGTTAAAATATTACCTATATAGACACATGCTTGCATACATGAAGTCTTGAACATCTTCTCAATTTCTCATACAGAAGTACCACTCATGTAAATGTTCATACATTTGTATCTTTATGTTGTTTTCTATTTAGTTATTCAGGTTATTTGCGTTGTAATGCTTCAGTCCAATCACTCCAATGATAATGAGTTTTGCAATTTTGTAGAGCTGAGACCTGAAATCAACATTCTATACATTGAAATAATAAGGGTGCCTACTTATTCTCTGTATTTGTTAAGCTCTTATAAACTATGGGGGATGTCTTCTTAGGAGGGAAGTAGTGAGGGTATGAAGGTTCACTTGATTAGTGGGATGTTGTGCAACAGCCAAAGTAACAGAGGGTTTGGAAATAAATAGTGCTCTTGTAGGTAAGTAGTTGAGGTTCACTACTGAGCAAGACTCATTGTGAGCATCTGTCATTAGTAGCAAATATGGAGTCCATGCTAATGGATGAGACTCTTGGGTTGTGGAGAGAGGTTCTTTCCCACGTCACTGGAAGTATGCATTCTCATGGTGATCCGCGTTCGCTTCCTATTGTGAAAACTGTGGTTGGGAATGTAAGGGAAGTGTGTCATCCTTTTGTTTAAGTGGCGCCTTGCTTGGGAACCTTCAGTTTGTAggaatttttatgattgagATATATACTGATTGTGGTTGTGCTCATTTTTGTTGAAGCTAGTTTTCCCCTTTTTATTTCTATGTTTGTATGTAGTTGATAAATTGGTTAATATATTGCACCATCAATTTTTCTGTTGAATTTTGTGGATGCTGACCCCAACTAGTGCATTGCACCGAAGTGTTCTGCTTGGCAAATATTGCTGACCAAATATCATTCCTAATGCTATTTCGTATCTGTGTTGCAGAAAGAATGAAGATATAGGAGAGTGATTTCAGAAGCTTGGCCGTTGCATGAGAAACCCACAAGAGATGTTGTGAAATATGATCCGCTGCCAAAGCATTTTCTCATCTACTCTGCTCAGGTGTGTTGGAGGATGTGTTAACAAGCCCTTCATTCAAGACTTGATGACAGTTCTTCAGATTCTtcgttcttcttttttttttttttggatattaaTGAAGCTTCATTAATAATTACCAACGGGAATAAACCCAATGGAATGTGCCCAAAACAAGGCCCAAGTACAAATAAATCCAATAAGGAAAATTACAACTCAACCATAATCCACATGGATAGGGCAAAAGAGTGTAActctaaaaattaaataaaacatCAACTCCTACAATACTAACACAGCCGCCGCCGCCCAAACTCTTCCGAACAGCCGCCGCCAGAAGCCAAGAGGATGTGAGAAGTGCTAAATCGAGGTGATGAGCACTGAAAAACCGTTGCCAGAACAATCCTAAAAAGCAGATCCAGTCAAAACCAAAGTTAAAGGGGATGAGAGAAATGAACCAATACCACACATTGACTCTCTCTTCTCCACCAGAGAGACTCAAACCGAGAAGGGAACAAAGCCACCGAAATGGAACAGAAGCCAATAGCAAAGAAAAAATCTAGTGGTGAATGGAGAGTGAAACacccatgcgtgagcacccatactcCTTTTGGTAAGTGATTCTCATTTTTAAGAGGTAGCCTCGAAATCCTTCATGGAGCAGGTCTTTGGTAGATGGAGGGGCGCTGGTGTGAGGTGATGGGTGAGGGGAATCATGGAGTTTTTTGGATCAGAAATTTTTTTGGGTTGATCGGCAAAGAAAGGAGGAACAAAGTCCTCTAGAACTGGACATGAGCCAGCAAAATCACCACAAGATGGGTGTAAATCACCACAGGGGTGTGAGAGAAGCAAGagaaaaagatgaagaacagaGGAACTGAGAAAACAGATAAGCCAAACGAGAGAGGCCGCCCCCAACTCTCAAGTCTTCGATCTAGATCCGGAGGGATCAAGATCTGGAAGAGAGAAGGGGGAGGGAGATAGGTTTTCTCAGATCTGTTTTCTCTCAGTAGGTTTTAGAGAGAGATGCCCAGATTCTTCGTTCTTCTAACTCTATTAGTTACATTGGGAAACACTATTACAAAAATGTTATCCATCATCGGCATACAAGCAGTAGAGTGTATATTGATCCGTTAAAAACTCGAAGTTAACCCTGTTTTGGTTCGTTTATGTAGCTTCAAATTCTCACCACGCTGCGGATGTGTCTATGTCTTTCAAATGCTGGTTTGTGGATAGGGCAGTAAAGCAAAAGACTAAGAGAGAATGTGAATGCTTTGGACATTGATTGGAAGAGGCCAGAGGCTGAGCTTGTGGCAGCAAGAAATgatctgaaaaagaaaaagtctgAAGAATCTCTCTTATCAAATTACGGATTGCACGACTTCGGTCATCCTCATTGTTAGAACAACTCCAatagcttccccatattttgttttttctctattttagggaaaaatgagtctcttttactccaacagattccctataactatccctattttaagGATAATggggaaagagaaaaccaaattccctaaatttacagcaatctctaaaatttaaggaagaattatagagattttagagattgctataaaatagggaatctgttggagttagagaagaaaaaaaggctgttggagttgctcttaggtTCTCTCTTCACATGGAAGATATGCAGTATAACCAGAAGTTTGACCGCCTCTTCATAACTTTTCCTATTTCTTCTAGGGGTGACGGATTTTCCAGACATTAGTCCACATTATTCACCACTAACAATAAGGATTCCCTAACAATATAATGCCCGTTTGTTTTCCTCTCGGTATGTGGAATGCCTCAGAAGTTCGTTTATATTCCTATGAGCCTTACCCTTTGCTATATTTCCTCCTAGTACGAGGCATGCTCAGATCTCACATCTTCTTGGCCCCGCCTATATTCCTATTCCTTTTAGAATTGAAAAAACAAGTAGTCATTAATATATCGGTTTTTATATATTCAttgaaacttaaaaaaaaaaaaagatattggAAATATCTAGAatattttagattttttttcttttttttaaaagaagtcAATTTATAATCccaataaatatatatgaatgtcaacttcatctacatccaaaaaaaaactctaagtctaaaaagagactctaggtggttgaaaagtCGCACGCTAATCTACAAAAgtacaataatcagaccaagacatatgatcCATATTgtacgaattgtagtgatgaacatgatagtcatAGATTTCTTTGAAGCTGCCGACTGTTTCTCCTAgaaggggataataaggatgaatccAACTGAATGGCTGGTGATATATTTCTCCATATTGATTGTATCCATAAGCGCCatagccaaattgattgttgccgtcatgagattcatttgagatcttACTGCTCTCTGTGCCTAAATTGATAGTGTCGAAACTTAAGGCAACTGAAGCAAtatcagatggggtactttgatcatcagttgcacctctagttCTCCTCCCATAAACAATCTTCTACTCGTCTGAAACCTTCATATAACTGAGGGCCAGTCCCATATAATTGAGAAAGAAGAAGTGAGTGAGTTACTTTTGAAACATGGCTGCAtcatgtttgttttcttttgctgaaattgttccatcatgatttttccTCACCCATATTTCGTCTTGAGCAGATTTTTCCTCACCCGGATTCTCTTCGAAGAGATTACTCATCACCCGGATTTCCCTTGAGAGAATTACTCCTCACCAacattcgccttgaggggattacTCCTCACACAGATTCGCCTTTAGGGAATCATATCtaacctagattcgccttgagggaaTTTTGCCTCACCTAAATCCGCCTTCAGAGGTTCACCTCAAGGCATTTTTCCCAAACAGATTGTGCTACCTCTCTATTAGGTCATTTCTTGACTAGAAACCATTCTTAAAATTTTACACTCCACATAACCTCCATATTCCATAATATATGTTTCTCTGTGAATAATTGAgtaactttttaattttctgtttcgtaagattttacatatatatttttttattttattgggATATATAGACCTATATACCTTACATATTGAACATATTTGACGATATCAGAGAAATTTTGCAGAAATGGTTGAAGATAAGTTATTTTT harbors:
- the LOC133732896 gene encoding disease resistance protein Roq1-like isoform X2; this translates as MMEDDEYWAWDSFYSDWSTFYSGSHDSAPHWKYDVFLSFRGEDTRTSFTDHLYQKLVWRGIKTFRDDPEIERGSTISAELSAAIKDSRFAVIVLSPNYASSTWCLDELEMINQSRGISRRLPVFYHVDPSDVRRQTGPFAQAFTKHEHDFKAYPKKVRWWREALTSVSNVAGWTTSKYRYETELIKEIVDVIGEKVYPTFTLSDSTENLFGIDFRLQYIDLLLYTSVTDVRFLGIWGMGGVGKTTIARLVYERISHKYEVSYFLANVRQQSAEHGIVHLQKQLISLVLEERVAQVCDAYGGAAMTKNLLCNKKVLLVLDDVDQLNQLEMLAGTKDWFGPGSRIIITTRDERLLIEHGIEKPYELQGLNDNQALQLFSWKAFKKYHPEEDYLELSKCFVDYAGGLPLALRTLGSSLYKRGRDAWISTLDKLKKAPNKTIFETLKISYDGLDDMEKRIFLNVACFHKGGYKERVIEILDSCGFPACIVIDILVEKSLLTIFDDYVMMHDLIQEMGRDIVRQESYEEPGQRSRLWLDKDIFHVFSKNTGTEAIEGIVLYLPEFEQACLNPETFSKMSRLKLLQIHNLNLSPGPKYLSNSLRFLEWSLYPSKSLPPTFQPDGLTELNLRHSKVDRLWNGKKHLGNLKYIDLSFSENLIKTPDFTGIPNLESVGQIECLKELDLSGTALSELPSSIVLMKNLEVLSFRGCKGPPPKSWHLFPPFGSFQRNSPEPAGLVMASLNNLHSVRKLDLSNCSFGEGAIPDDIGCLSSLEELNLGGNNFISLPASIRWLSQLILLNLEGCKKLQRLPDLPSNEELTITIDDCTSLEMLPDPPKLSRLRWFSFRCVNCYKLVGSEDSTNRPFSMLKRFLQGTPPFIVHSFNIVTPGSEIPEWFSNQTVGDSVVVQLPARPSDNKSVGFALCVVFEAEENPTAVELNYIRSHACGIKCLSKVEGSLSTSLLVKGLFHHKVGQVMSDHLWLLYASFKDYDPRNYWKGVFYEIEFSFKTFCSMENNKCLKLKKCGVRVVDKQDVVDLNKTMNQSNSSFYLDKAMYDLHCDLDKSASVQCAEVGQTIEHSDKAGPSGSGISDMESLSKRLKHE
- the LOC133732896 gene encoding TMV resistance protein N-like isoform X1, with the protein product MMEDDEYWAWDSFYSDWSTFYSGSHDSAPHWKYDVFLSFRGEDTRTSFTDHLYQKLVWRGIKTFRDDPEIERGSTISAELSAAIKDSRFAVIVLSPNYASSTWCLDELEMINQSRGISRRLPVFYHVDPSDVRRQTGPFAQAFTKHEHDFKAYPKKVRWWREALTSVSNVAGWTTSKYRYETELIKEIVDVIGEKVYPTFTLSDSTENLFGIDFRLQYIDLLLYTSVTDVRFLGIWGMGGVGKTTIARLVYERISHKYEVSYFLANVRQQSAEHGIVHLQKQLISLVLEERVAQVCDAYGGAAMTKNLLCNKKVLLVLDDVDQLNQLEMLAGTKDWFGPGSRIIITTRDERLLIEHGIEKPYELQGLNDNQALQLFSWKAFKKYHPEEDYLELSKCFVDYAGGLPLALRTLGSSLYKRGRDAWISTLDKLKKAPNKTIFETLKISYDGLDDMEKRIFLNVACFHKGGYKERVIEILDSCGFPACIVIDILVEKSLLTIFDDYVMMHDLIQEMGRDIVRQESYEEPGQRSRLWLDKDIFHVFSKNTGTEAIEGIVLYLPEFEQACLNPETFSKMSRLKLLQIHNLNLSPGPKYLSNSLRFLEWSLYPSKSLPPTFQPDGLTELNLRHSKVDRLWNGKKHLGNLKYIDLSFSENLIKTPDFTGIPNLERLVLESCTNVVEIHSSIAFLKKLKILNFTNCKSIRSLPSEIEMESLEVCILSGCSKLKSIPEFLGPMKNLSMLSSDGTAIEQLHPSFECLVGLISLDLRDCKSLLCLPSVLCRMKSLRSLNMSGCSQLCKFPDSVGQIECLKELDLSGTALSELPSSIVLMKNLEVLSFRGCKGPPPKSWHLFPPFGSFQRNSPEPAGLVMASLNNLHSVRKLDLSNCSFGEGAIPDDIGCLSSLEELNLGGNNFISLPASIRWLSQLILLNLEGCKKLQRLPDLPSNEELTITIDDCTSLEMLPDPPKLSRLRWFSFRCVNCYKLVGSEDSTNRPFSMLKRFLQGTPPFIVHSFNIVTPGSEIPEWFSNQTVGDSVVVQLPARPSDNKSVGFALCVVFEAEENPTAVELNYIRSHACGIKCLSKVEGSLSTSLLVKGLFHHKVGQVMSDHLWLLYASFKDYDPRNYWKGVFYEIEFSFKTFCSMENNKCLKLKKCGVRVVDKQDVVDLNKTMNQSNSSFYLDKAMYDLHCDLDKSASVQCAEVGQTIEHSDKAGPSGSGISDMESLSKRLKHE